One Paraburkholderia dioscoreae DNA segment encodes these proteins:
- a CDS encoding peptidyl-prolyl cis-trans isomerase — protein sequence MPLPLAQALAQLPRGGVTPAPLVVDNARVLVKLDAKRPTEVPAFDQAKAAIPRQLEMVALEKAAARLVYALPIAHRNIRICPWFIQQTRAS from the coding sequence GTGCCGTTGCCGTTAGCCCAGGCGCTGGCGCAGTTGCCTCGCGGTGGCGTTACCCCTGCGCCACTCGTTGTCGATAATGCACGCGTGCTGGTAAAACTGGACGCGAAGCGGCCAACGGAAGTCCCTGCGTTCGATCAGGCAAAAGCAGCGATTCCTCGGCAGTTGGAGATGGTTGCATTGGAAAAGGCGGCCGCCCGTCTCGTATATGCACTACCCATTGCCCACCGCAACATTCGAATATGTCCTTGGTTCATCCAGCAAACCAGGGCTTCCTGA
- a CDS encoding replication-associated recombination protein A: MFEETRANVPLAERLRPRNIDEVIGQKHLLGPNKPLRVAFESGEAHSMILWGPPGVGKTTLARLMADAFHAEFIALSAVLSGVKDIREAVETAQIHRANGHQTLVFVDEVHRFNKSQQDAFLPHVESGLFVFVGATTENPSFEVNSALLSRAAVYVLKSLTDEEQRELLERAQKELGGLTFTDEARDALIGSADGDGRKLLNNLEIVARAASQQKTTEIDGALLGSALAENLRRFDKGGDAFYDQISALHKSVRGSSPDGALYWFCRMLDGGADPRYLARRIVRMAWEDIGLADPRAARIALDAAETYERLGTPEGELALAQAIIYLAVAPKSNAGYNAYNEARRFVSKDQSRGVPVHLRNAPTRLMKELGYGHEYRYAHDEPDAYAAGETYLPENMRDPHWYEPTPRGLEGKIGDKMARLAELDAQWRSENKPKKG; this comes from the coding sequence ATGTTTGAAGAAACCCGTGCCAATGTTCCGCTCGCCGAACGCCTGCGGCCCCGCAATATCGACGAAGTGATCGGCCAGAAGCACCTGCTCGGCCCGAACAAGCCGCTGCGGGTCGCATTCGAATCCGGCGAAGCCCATTCGATGATCCTCTGGGGGCCGCCCGGCGTCGGTAAAACCACGCTCGCCCGACTCATGGCCGATGCCTTTCATGCCGAGTTCATCGCGTTGTCCGCGGTGCTCTCGGGCGTGAAGGATATCCGCGAGGCCGTCGAGACCGCGCAGATTCATCGCGCGAACGGGCATCAGACGCTCGTGTTCGTCGACGAGGTGCATCGTTTCAACAAGAGCCAGCAAGATGCGTTCTTGCCGCACGTCGAGTCGGGGCTGTTCGTGTTCGTCGGCGCGACGACCGAGAATCCGTCGTTCGAAGTGAATAGCGCTTTGCTCTCGCGTGCCGCCGTCTACGTGCTGAAAAGCCTGACCGACGAAGAGCAGCGCGAGCTGCTCGAGCGCGCGCAAAAGGAACTCGGCGGCCTCACGTTCACCGACGAAGCCCGCGACGCGCTGATCGGTTCCGCCGACGGCGACGGCCGCAAGCTGCTGAACAACCTCGAAATCGTCGCGCGGGCGGCTTCACAGCAAAAGACCACAGAGATCGACGGTGCCTTGCTCGGCAGTGCGCTTGCCGAAAACCTGCGCCGCTTCGACAAAGGCGGCGACGCATTCTACGACCAGATCAGCGCGCTGCATAAATCGGTGCGCGGCAGCAGCCCGGACGGCGCGCTGTACTGGTTCTGCCGCATGCTCGACGGCGGCGCGGACCCGCGCTATCTGGCGCGCCGCATCGTGCGCATGGCGTGGGAAGATATCGGCCTCGCCGATCCGCGCGCCGCGCGCATCGCGCTCGACGCCGCCGAAACCTATGAGCGCCTCGGCACGCCTGAGGGCGAACTGGCGCTTGCGCAGGCCATCATCTATCTGGCGGTCGCGCCGAAGTCCAATGCCGGGTACAACGCGTATAACGAGGCGCGCCGCTTCGTCAGCAAAGACCAGTCGCGCGGCGTGCCGGTGCATCTGCGCAACGCGCCCACCAGGCTGATGAAGGAACTCGGCTACGGTCACGAATACCGCTACGCGCACGACGAACCCGATGCGTACGCGGCCGGCGAGACCTATCTGCCGGAGAACATGCGCGATCCGCATTGGTACGAACCGACGCCGCGCGGTCTGGAAGGCAAGATCGGCGACAAGATGGCGCGTCTGGCCGAACTGGACGCGCAGTGGCGTAGCGAGAACAAGCCGAAGAAGGGGTGA
- the cytX gene encoding putative hydroxymethylpyrimidine transporter CytX encodes MAQDPLAGDAGSTYAPLMPVPDARRAFRTGDAFALWFSLGIGLLVAQAGALLVPGLSLPHALLAIVIGSVIGVVLLALAGVIGTDTGLAAMSSLRPTLGVRGASVPAVLNAVQLVGWGSFEVIVMRDSADALAKQAFGLSMPLIWTVIFGLLATLLAISGPLSFVRRFLRTWGIWLLLAGAAWLTWNLLAKHDLAALMQRPGTGEMSFGGAIDLVVAMPLSWLPLIADYTRFGRRAGETFRGTLLGYGIANIWFYALGAIYGLAAGGGDALLTSALAQAGGGLALLLILIDEVDNAFADIHSAAVSTGTFWTRGSVPILSAAFGALCTLIALLVPMAKYQNFLLLIGSVFAPLFGVVLVDHFIVRKRRIEAAVLADVRGRYGFSGGWHLSAFLAWAIGIVAYQAINQWLPNLGATLPALVIGAVCYLAFVSARKTAYA; translated from the coding sequence ATGGCACAAGATCCACTCGCCGGCGACGCCGGTTCCACTTACGCACCGCTCATGCCGGTGCCCGATGCGCGCCGCGCGTTCCGCACCGGCGACGCCTTCGCGCTCTGGTTCTCGCTCGGCATCGGCCTGCTGGTCGCGCAAGCGGGCGCGCTGCTGGTGCCCGGGCTGTCGCTGCCGCATGCGTTGCTGGCGATCGTGATCGGCAGCGTGATCGGCGTCGTGCTGCTGGCGCTGGCGGGCGTGATCGGCACGGATACGGGGCTCGCGGCGATGTCGTCTCTGCGGCCGACGCTCGGCGTGCGCGGCGCGTCGGTGCCCGCCGTGCTGAACGCGGTGCAACTGGTCGGCTGGGGTTCGTTCGAGGTGATCGTGATGCGCGATTCCGCCGACGCCCTCGCCAAACAGGCCTTCGGCCTCTCCATGCCGCTCATCTGGACGGTGATCTTCGGGCTGCTCGCGACGCTGCTGGCGATCAGCGGACCGCTCTCGTTCGTGCGGCGCTTTCTGCGCACGTGGGGCATCTGGCTGTTGCTCGCGGGCGCGGCGTGGCTGACATGGAATCTGCTCGCAAAACACGATCTGGCTGCGCTGATGCAGCGTCCGGGCACGGGCGAGATGTCGTTCGGCGGCGCCATCGATCTGGTGGTCGCCATGCCGCTGTCGTGGCTGCCGCTGATCGCGGACTACACGCGCTTCGGCCGGCGCGCCGGTGAGACGTTCCGCGGCACGCTGCTCGGCTACGGCATCGCCAACATCTGGTTTTACGCGCTCGGCGCGATCTACGGCCTCGCGGCAGGCGGCGGCGACGCGCTGCTGACAAGCGCGCTGGCGCAAGCCGGCGGCGGCCTCGCGCTGCTGCTGATCCTGATCGACGAAGTCGACAACGCGTTCGCCGACATTCACTCCGCCGCGGTATCCACGGGCACGTTCTGGACGCGCGGCAGCGTGCCCATCCTGTCGGCGGCGTTCGGCGCGCTGTGCACGCTGATCGCCCTGCTCGTGCCGATGGCGAAGTATCAGAACTTCCTGCTGCTGATCGGCTCGGTGTTCGCGCCGCTGTTCGGCGTGGTGCTGGTGGATCACTTCATCGTGCGCAAGCGCCGTATCGAAGCTGCGGTTCTCGCCGACGTGCGCGGCCGTTACGGCTTCTCGGGCGGCTGGCATCTGAGCGCGTTCCTCGCGTGGGCCATCGGCATCGTCGCGTATCAGGCGATCAATCAATGGCTGCCGAATCTCGGCGCGACGCTGCCCGCGCTGGTAATCGGCGCGGTGTGCTATCTGGCGTTCGTGTCGGCGCGCAAGACTGCGTATGCGTGA
- the serS gene encoding serine--tRNA ligase — MLDIQLLRKDLDGVAKRLADRGYTLDVAAFTALEAERRDTQTRTEEMQARRNSLSKQIGALKGKGEDTSAVMAEVSGIGDEMKASAARLDEIQKRLSDMLLGVPNLPHESVPLGKDETENVEVRRWGTPRQFEFEVKDHVDVGAPLGLDFETGAKLSGARFTMLRGQIARLHRALAQFMIDTHTQHHGYTEIYTPYIVNPEILYGTGQLPKFADDMFRVERGGDENTVTQYLISTSEISLTNTVRDSIVEADALPIKLTAHSPCFRSEAGSYGRDTRGLIRQHQFDKVEMVQIVAPETSYDALEQMVGHAETILQKLELPYRVITLCTGDMGFSAAKTYDLEVWVPAQNTYREISSCSNTESFQARRMQARYRNAQGKPELVHTLNGSGLAVGRTLVAVLENFQNADGSVTVPTALRPYLGGLERLELPAA, encoded by the coding sequence ATGCTCGACATTCAGCTGCTGCGCAAAGACCTCGACGGCGTTGCCAAACGCCTCGCCGACCGCGGCTATACCCTCGACGTGGCGGCCTTCACCGCGCTCGAAGCGGAACGCCGCGATACCCAGACCCGTACCGAAGAGATGCAGGCGCGCCGCAACAGTCTGTCGAAACAGATCGGCGCGCTGAAAGGCAAGGGCGAGGACACCTCGGCGGTGATGGCCGAAGTGAGCGGTATCGGCGACGAGATGAAGGCTTCGGCGGCCAGGCTCGACGAGATCCAGAAGCGTCTGTCGGACATGCTGCTCGGCGTGCCGAACCTGCCGCACGAAAGCGTGCCGTTGGGCAAGGACGAAACCGAAAACGTGGAAGTGCGCCGCTGGGGCACACCGCGCCAGTTCGAGTTCGAGGTGAAGGATCATGTGGACGTCGGCGCGCCGCTCGGGCTCGACTTCGAGACCGGCGCGAAGCTCTCGGGCGCGCGCTTCACCATGCTGCGCGGCCAGATTGCACGGCTGCATCGCGCGCTGGCGCAGTTCATGATCGACACGCACACGCAGCACCACGGCTATACGGAGATCTACACGCCGTACATCGTGAATCCGGAAATTCTGTACGGCACCGGCCAACTGCCGAAGTTCGCCGACGACATGTTCCGCGTCGAAAGGGGCGGTGACGAAAACACGGTTACGCAATATCTGATTTCCACGTCGGAAATTTCGCTGACGAACACGGTGCGCGACAGCATTGTCGAAGCGGACGCGCTGCCGATCAAGCTGACCGCGCATTCGCCGTGCTTCCGCTCGGAAGCGGGCTCGTATGGCCGCGACACGCGTGGTCTGATCCGCCAGCATCAGTTCGACAAGGTCGAGATGGTGCAGATCGTCGCGCCGGAGACCTCGTACGACGCGCTGGAACAGATGGTCGGCCACGCTGAAACGATTCTGCAGAAGCTGGAGTTGCCGTACCGCGTGATTACGCTGTGCACCGGCGACATGGGGTTTTCTGCTGCCAAGACGTACGATCTGGAAGTGTGGGTGCCGGCGCAGAATACGTATCGCGAAATTTCGAGCTGCTCGAATACTGAGTCGTTCCAGGCTCGCCGCATGCAGGCCCGTTATCGCAATGCGCAGGGCAAGCCGGAGCTGGTGCATACGCTGAATGGTTCGGGGCTGGCCGTCGGCCGTACGCTCGTGGCGGTGCTGGAGAACTTCCAGAACGCCGATGGTTCGGTCACTGTGCCGACCGCGTTGCGCCCGTACCTCGGCGGTTTGGAGCGGCTGGAATTGCCGGCTGCCTGA